In Molothrus ater isolate BHLD 08-10-18 breed brown headed cowbird chromosome 21, BPBGC_Mater_1.1, whole genome shotgun sequence, a single genomic region encodes these proteins:
- the TIMM22 gene encoding mitochondrial import inner membrane translocase subunit Tim22 isoform X1 gives MAIMAAPPPSAPGEQGPPPPPLQYSLLLQHLVGDKRQPRVWDPAVLGGIPCPPKSEEQKMVERVMESCPFKAALACVGGFVLGGAFGIFTAGIDTNVGFDPKDPYRTPTAKEVLKDMGQRGISYAKNFAIVGAMFSCTECVVESYRGKSDWKNSVISGCITGGAIGFRGWWCLLGTVSVIRLDLVMQHTMFSVQHTQHKPLCMGMW, from the exons ATGGCCATCatggcggccccgccgccctcaGCGCCGGGAGAGCaggggccgccgccgccgccgctgcagtacagcctcctgctgcagcacctcgTGGGCGACAAGCGGCAGCCCCGTGTCTGGGACCCAGCCGTCCTCGGCGGAATCCCCTGCCCGCCCAAGAGCGAGGAGCAGAAGATGGTGGAGCGGGTCATGGAGAGCTGCCCCTTCAAGGCGGCGCTGGCTTGTGTGGGAG GGTTTGTTCTGGGAGGTGCGTTCGGTATCTTCACAGCTGGCATCGACACCAACGTGGGGTTTGATCCCAAGGATCCCTACCGCACGCCCACGGCCAAAGAGGTGCTCAAGGACATGGGGCAGCGAGGCATCTCCTACGCCAAGAACTTCGCCATCGTGGGTGCCATGTTCTCCTGCACGGAATGTGTGGTGGAATCT TATCGTGGGAAGTCAGACTGGAAGAACAGCGTTATCAGCGGCTGCATCACGGGAGGAGCCATCGGCTTCAGAGGTTGGTGGTGCCTGCTGGGAACTGTTTCTGTGATAAGATTGGATTTGGTTATGCAGCACACGATGTTCTcagtgcagcacacacagcacaaaccTCTTTGCATGGGGATGTGGTGA
- the TIMM22 gene encoding mitochondrial import inner membrane translocase subunit Tim22 isoform X2 encodes MAIMAAPPPSAPGEQGPPPPPLQYSLLLQHLVGDKRQPRVWDPAVLGGIPCPPKSEEQKMVERVMESCPFKAALACVGGFVLGGAFGIFTAGIDTNVGFDPKDPYRTPTAKEVLKDMGQRGISYAKNFAIVGAMFSCTECVVESYRGKSDWKNSVISGCITGGAIGFRAGLKAGVIGCGGFAAFSAAVDYYLR; translated from the exons ATGGCCATCatggcggccccgccgccctcaGCGCCGGGAGAGCaggggccgccgccgccgccgctgcagtacagcctcctgctgcagcacctcgTGGGCGACAAGCGGCAGCCCCGTGTCTGGGACCCAGCCGTCCTCGGCGGAATCCCCTGCCCGCCCAAGAGCGAGGAGCAGAAGATGGTGGAGCGGGTCATGGAGAGCTGCCCCTTCAAGGCGGCGCTGGCTTGTGTGGGAG GGTTTGTTCTGGGAGGTGCGTTCGGTATCTTCACAGCTGGCATCGACACCAACGTGGGGTTTGATCCCAAGGATCCCTACCGCACGCCCACGGCCAAAGAGGTGCTCAAGGACATGGGGCAGCGAGGCATCTCCTACGCCAAGAACTTCGCCATCGTGGGTGCCATGTTCTCCTGCACGGAATGTGTGGTGGAATCT TATCGTGGGAAGTCAGACTGGAAGAACAGCGTTATCAGCGGCTGCATCACGGGAGGAGCCATCGGCTTCAGAG CTGGGCTGAAGGCCGGCGTGATCGGCTGTGGAGGATTCGCCGCTTTCTCCGCCGCAGTCGATTACTACCTCCGGTAA